Proteins encoded by one window of Rickettsiales bacterium:
- a CDS encoding FKBP-type peptidyl-prolyl cis-trans isomerase, giving the protein MRKRFITTLIIAFAIYAFMNSSKQLSIKTSIKEAPAYKFLEDAKYYLEVLSEDPPSTALQGKNKPIIETQPSTKTPERSTKTIRTRNNASSSAMFSTNRKQNQQISETNNKLSNILYNVMHTDKGQELLERVLFNPPIYEDRNKDQEPNPYHNNSSIDIIQGIGEQAECGDTITAHYIIRLVSGQEIENTYKSGKPTTFTLGERQVIKGLEHTVIGMKKEGIRRLIVPPKMAYQNEKRAKGLVAGNEFVTIDVEILNIQPVFKDWQNKIRIFENKNIKNRPILCGDTVYFNYTISNGNNKVIYKSSSPASFILGSSSIPPAINKSFSDIRRFSKRSVVLSSSLLYNQKISFLPKNIKLPNKEIIILDIEINN; this is encoded by the coding sequence ATGCGCAAGCGTTTTATAACTACTTTAATAATTGCTTTTGCTATCTATGCCTTTATGAATAGCTCTAAACAATTATCTATAAAAACATCAATAAAAGAAGCTCCAGCATATAAGTTTTTAGAAGATGCAAAATATTACTTAGAAGTTTTATCAGAAGATCCTCCTTCTACTGCTCTACAAGGAAAAAATAAACCTATTATAGAAACACAACCTTCTACAAAAACACCAGAAAGAAGCACAAAAACAATAAGAACAAGAAATAATGCATCTTCATCTGCTATGTTTTCTACAAATAGAAAACAAAATCAACAAATATCAGAAACCAACAACAAACTTTCTAATATTTTATATAATGTAATGCACACAGATAAGGGGCAAGAATTGCTAGAAAGGGTGTTATTTAATCCTCCTATATATGAGGACAGAAACAAAGACCAAGAGCCCAACCCATATCATAATAATTCAAGCATAGATATTATCCAAGGTATTGGAGAACAAGCGGAATGCGGAGATACAATCACAGCGCATTACATTATTAGACTTGTTAGCGGACAAGAAATTGAAAACACTTATAAATCTGGAAAACCTACTACATTCACACTAGGAGAAAGACAAGTAATAAAAGGATTAGAACATACGGTTATAGGAATGAAAAAAGAAGGCATAAGAAGATTGATAGTCCCTCCTAAAATGGCCTATCAAAATGAAAAACGCGCAAAAGGATTGGTTGCAGGAAATGAGTTTGTTACTATTGATGTAGAAATATTAAACATACAACCTGTCTTTAAAGATTGGCAAAACAAAATTCGTATTTTTGAAAACAAAAACATTAAAAATCGTCCTATTCTATGCGGAGATACAGTATATTTTAATTATACTATCTCTAACGGCAACAACAAAGTTATATACAAAAGCTCTTCCCCAGCTAGCTTCATCTTAGGAAGCTCTTCCATTCCTCCGGCTATAAATAAATCATTCTCAGATATTAGAAGATTTTCTAAGAGGAGCGTTGTCTTATCAAGCAGTTTGCTTTACAATCAGAAAATTAGCTTTCTTCCGAAAAATATTAAATTGCCTAATAAGGAGATTATAATTCTAGATATCGAGATTAATAATTAG
- a CDS encoding histidine triad nucleotide-binding protein: protein MYDTNNVFAKIIKGEIPAEKLYEDEQVVAIKDAYPMAPIHILVIPKGQYISFDDFTEKASIEEIGHFYKVVQNICSDLKLNKNGYRILSNIGEHGLQSVPHMHLHILAGEKLAKMDSGRS from the coding sequence ATGTACGACACAAATAACGTTTTTGCTAAAATTATTAAAGGAGAAATTCCTGCAGAAAAACTTTATGAAGATGAACAAGTTGTGGCAATCAAAGACGCTTACCCAATGGCCCCCATTCATATTTTAGTAATTCCTAAAGGGCAATACATTTCCTTTGATGATTTTACAGAAAAAGCATCTATTGAAGAGATTGGACATTTTTATAAAGTAGTACAAAATATTTGCTCAGACTTAAAACTCAATAAAAACGGCTATAGAATTTTATCTAATATTGGAGAACATGGACTACAGAGCGTTCCTCACATGCATTTACATATTCTTGCAGGAGAAAAACTAGCTAAAATGGATAGTGGTCGTTCATAA
- the ssb gene encoding single-stranded DNA-binding protein, whose translation MANSINKVTLIGNVGKDPEIRTTQDGKEIASITLATSESWKDKMSGERKERTEWHRIVVFADGLVNIIKNYVKKGSKLYIEGSLQTRKWVDNSGIERYTTEIALQGFGAVLLMLDNRNGGENHTNNPSSSNMNFNAEEIDDEIPF comes from the coding sequence ATGGCAAATAGTATTAATAAAGTTACATTAATTGGTAATGTAGGAAAAGACCCCGAAATAAGAACTACCCAAGATGGAAAAGAAATAGCTTCTATAACTCTAGCTACTTCAGAATCATGGAAAGATAAAATGTCTGGAGAACGTAAAGAACGCACTGAGTGGCATAGAATCGTAGTCTTCGCTGACGGATTAGTTAATATAATAAAAAATTATGTTAAAAAAGGAAGTAAGCTTTATATTGAAGGATCGCTGCAAACTCGAAAATGGGTGGATAATAGTGGAATAGAACGCTACACCACTGAAATTGCTTTGCAGGGATTCGGAGCTGTGTTGTTAATGTTAGATAATCGCAACGGCGGGGAGAACCACACTAACAACCCTTCATCCTCAAATATGAATTTTAACGCAGAAGAGATTGACGACGAAATTCCTTTCTAA
- a CDS encoding sugar phosphate nucleotidyltransferase codes for MQPNVVLLAGGCGERLWPLSSAKHPKQFITLPSVNISSFQLSLKRSLSITSSHNIIIVANVDHQRLLCQQISDLDLDYNDFDIILEKYSNNTGVAVYYACLLLLQKKNYNLTYFFPTDHLMYKENDFFEKVLFKMAPNRINLFAKRVSNPCSNFGYIVVGESISSNYYKIEKFIEKPGYKEIETLKQNNQNLYMNLGIYLATASVLYDEFNKFHKNLPSIIFNLKNNKHEVLEIYNNAPIDKMISENSKILNLLEVVFEWKDIGSIESLYQYCAGRKLSCKINPMHITEFNDRNKEFELSGSEDSVQIIKR; via the coding sequence ATGCAACCAAATGTAGTTTTACTAGCTGGAGGATGTGGAGAAAGATTATGGCCATTAAGTTCAGCCAAACATCCAAAACAATTTATAACTCTTCCTAGTGTAAATATTTCTAGTTTTCAGTTGTCCTTAAAACGAAGCCTTTCAATTACCTCTTCGCATAATATTATTATAGTTGCTAATGTTGACCATCAAAGATTACTTTGTCAGCAAATTTCTGATCTAGATTTAGATTATAATGATTTTGATATCATATTAGAGAAGTATAGCAATAATACGGGTGTGGCCGTATATTACGCTTGTCTTTTGCTTCTGCAAAAGAAAAATTATAATTTGACTTATTTCTTTCCTACAGATCATTTAATGTATAAAGAAAATGATTTCTTTGAAAAAGTTTTATTTAAGATGGCCCCAAATAGGATAAATCTTTTTGCTAAAAGAGTTTCTAATCCTTGTTCTAATTTTGGTTATATTGTTGTTGGAGAAAGTATTTCTTCTAATTATTACAAAATAGAGAAATTTATAGAAAAACCTGGATATAAAGAAATAGAAACTTTAAAACAAAATAATCAAAATCTATATATGAATCTTGGCATATATCTTGCGACTGCTTCTGTGTTATATGATGAGTTTAACAAATTTCATAAAAATTTGCCTTCTATTATATTTAATCTAAAAAATAATAAACATGAGGTTCTAGAAATATATAATAATGCGCCTATAGATAAAATGATTTCAGAAAACTCTAAGATACTTAATCTTTTAGAGGTTGTGTTTGAATGGAAAGACATAGGATCTATAGAAAGTTTATATCAATATTGTGCAGGCAGAAAATTAAGTTGTAAAATTAACCCAATGCATATTACAGAATTTAATGATAGAAACAAAGAGTTTGAATTGAGTGGTTCTGAAGATAGTGTTCAGATTATAAAAAGATAA
- the uvrA gene encoding excinuclease ABC subunit UvrA: MDNFIKVRGAKEHNLKNINIDIPKNQLVVITGLSGSGKSSLAFDTVYAEGQRRYVESLSSYARQFLQLQNKPSVESISGLSPAIAIDQKTTSRNPRSTVGTITEIYDYIRLLYSRIGIPYSPATGLPIKSQTAVQISDAILELPLGTKIYVLAPIIRSKKGEHRKELLQYRKHGYQRARIDGVICELDDLPTIDKNKKHDIEILVDRLIIEEDLSARLNESIETALKIGDGLLFIEVLEGSGLYQGELLKSGQLFTFSEKFSCPISGFQISEIEPRIFSFNSPFGACPKCQGIGVELFFDPNLIIPDHNLSLGEDAILPWKTSKTKYQTQTLDCLAEHYKTSIHHPFHKLSSEFQNIILYGSGEEEITFNYSDGMRRQTIVKPFEGVIPGLERSLNDDKSWMEDELKHFQRERKCQSCNGHRLRTESLCIKVANYNIGEVSNMTIDNALKWFVDLPNKLNDTHNKIADRVLREIRERLGFLNNVGLDYLTLSRESGTLSGGESQRIRLASQIGSGLTGVLYVLDEPSIGLHQRDNDKLIGTLKRLRELGNTVIVVEHDHETMLCADHLIDIGPGAGVHGGLVVAQGTPEKVKAIEGSITGQYLKGTKFIPIPKETRKWSSDKMITLTGAKVNNLKDITINLPLGTFTCVTGVSGGGKSSLVIHTLYKAIIKKLDKANVTPGRYDSIKGVEYIDKVIEIDQSPIGRTPRSNPATYTGAFNAIRDWFVELPDSKARGYKAGRFSFNVKGGRCESCQGDGVIKIEMHFLPDVYVKCEECDGARYNRSTLEIKYKNHSISEVLKLTVDDALQLFSNIPAISEKLKALSDVGLGYIKIGQSATTLSGGEAQRIKLAKELSKRSTGRTLYILDEPTTGLHADDVNKLLGVLHKLVNLGNTALIIEHNLDVIKTADYVVDVGPEGGERGGRIVASGTPQDIIKEKESITGHYLKSCF; encoded by the coding sequence ATGGATAATTTTATAAAAGTTAGGGGGGCTAAAGAGCATAACCTTAAAAACATTAATATAGATATCCCTAAGAATCAGTTAGTGGTAATAACTGGACTGAGTGGCTCAGGAAAATCTTCGCTTGCTTTTGATACTGTATATGCTGAAGGTCAGAGACGTTATGTGGAGAGCTTATCTTCATATGCTAGGCAATTCCTACAATTACAAAACAAGCCTAGTGTTGAATCTATTTCTGGTCTTTCTCCAGCAATTGCTATTGATCAGAAGACCACTTCAAGAAATCCAAGGTCTACAGTTGGTACAATAACAGAAATATATGATTATATCCGTTTGCTTTATTCTAGAATTGGTATTCCTTATTCGCCAGCAACTGGATTGCCCATTAAAAGTCAAACAGCTGTTCAAATTTCTGATGCTATACTAGAGTTGCCTTTGGGCACTAAGATTTATGTGTTAGCTCCCATTATTAGAAGTAAGAAAGGTGAGCATCGTAAAGAATTACTCCAATACAGAAAGCATGGCTATCAACGAGCTAGGATAGATGGTGTGATTTGTGAGTTAGATGACTTGCCAACAATAGATAAAAATAAAAAACACGATATAGAAATTTTGGTTGATAGGCTAATAATTGAAGAGGATTTAAGTGCTAGATTAAATGAAAGTATTGAAACGGCTTTGAAAATAGGAGACGGTCTATTATTTATTGAAGTTCTTGAGGGTTCTGGGCTTTATCAGGGAGAGCTTCTTAAATCTGGTCAATTATTTACATTTTCAGAGAAATTCTCTTGTCCCATATCTGGGTTTCAAATAAGTGAGATTGAACCAAGAATATTTTCTTTCAATAGCCCTTTTGGAGCTTGTCCTAAATGCCAAGGAATTGGGGTTGAGTTGTTTTTTGATCCAAACCTAATTATTCCTGATCACAATCTATCCCTTGGTGAGGATGCAATACTTCCTTGGAAAACTTCTAAAACTAAGTATCAGACTCAAACTCTAGATTGTTTAGCTGAACATTATAAAACTAGTATTCATCATCCATTCCACAAACTATCTTCAGAATTTCAGAATATAATTCTTTATGGATCTGGAGAAGAAGAAATAACTTTCAATTACAGTGATGGAATGCGTCGACAAACTATTGTAAAGCCTTTTGAAGGGGTAATACCAGGGCTTGAAAGATCTTTAAATGATGATAAAAGCTGGATGGAAGATGAGCTAAAGCATTTTCAGCGTGAGCGTAAATGTCAATCTTGTAACGGGCATCGTTTAAGAACTGAGTCTTTATGCATTAAAGTTGCCAATTATAATATTGGCGAAGTTAGTAATATGACCATAGATAATGCACTTAAATGGTTTGTTGATCTGCCCAACAAGCTAAATGATACTCACAATAAAATAGCTGATAGAGTTTTAAGAGAAATAAGAGAAAGATTAGGTTTTTTAAATAATGTTGGATTAGATTATCTTACTTTATCTAGAGAGTCTGGTACGTTATCGGGGGGTGAGAGCCAAAGAATACGTTTAGCTTCTCAAATAGGTTCTGGGTTAACAGGCGTGTTATATGTGCTAGATGAACCATCCATTGGGCTCCATCAACGAGATAATGATAAATTAATTGGCACTCTTAAGCGTCTTCGAGAGTTAGGAAACACGGTAATAGTAGTTGAGCATGATCATGAAACTATGTTATGCGCCGATCATCTTATAGATATTGGTCCTGGGGCAGGAGTTCATGGTGGATTAGTTGTGGCTCAGGGAACTCCAGAAAAGGTAAAGGCTATAGAAGGAAGTATTACAGGACAATATTTAAAAGGAACAAAATTCATTCCTATTCCTAAAGAAACTAGGAAATGGTCTTCGGACAAAATGATTACTCTTACAGGGGCGAAGGTGAACAATCTTAAAGATATTACAATAAATTTGCCTTTAGGTACTTTTACTTGTGTTACAGGAGTTTCTGGCGGTGGAAAGTCTAGCTTAGTGATTCATACTTTATATAAAGCTATTATTAAAAAGCTTGATAAAGCTAATGTTACCCCAGGTCGATATGATTCAATTAAGGGTGTTGAATATATCGATAAAGTGATTGAAATAGACCAATCTCCAATTGGTAGAACTCCAAGATCTAATCCTGCTACATATACAGGAGCATTTAATGCTATTCGTGATTGGTTTGTTGAGTTGCCAGACTCTAAAGCTAGAGGATATAAAGCTGGTAGGTTCTCATTTAATGTGAAAGGTGGAAGATGTGAGTCTTGCCAAGGTGATGGAGTAATAAAAATAGAAATGCATTTTCTTCCAGATGTTTATGTTAAATGTGAAGAATGTGATGGGGCAAGATATAATAGATCTACATTGGAAATAAAATACAAGAATCATTCAATTTCTGAAGTTTTAAAATTAACAGTTGATGATGCTCTTCAGCTTTTTTCTAATATTCCAGCAATATCTGAGAAGCTTAAGGCTCTTTCCGATGTTGGGCTTGGATATATTAAAATTGGTCAATCAGCCACCACTTTGTCTGGAGGAGAGGCTCAAAGAATTAAGTTGGCAAAAGAGTTGTCAAAACGTTCTACAGGCAGAACTTTGTATATTCTTGATGAGCCAACGACTGGATTGCATGCGGATGACGTAAACAAATTATTAGGAGTTCTTCATAAGCTGGTTAATCTTGGGAATACAGCTTTAATTATTGAGCATAATTTAGATGTTATTAAAACCGCTGATTATGTTGTGGATGTTGGTCCAGAAGGGGGAGAGCGTGGAGGAAGAATCGTTGCTTCAGGAACTCCACAGGATATTATAAAAGAAAAAGAAAGTATAACAGGTCATTATTTAAAATCATGCTTTTGA
- a CDS encoding 50S ribosomal protein L36 — MKIVNSLKSAKKREKDCFVVNRRGRRFVLHKKNKRLKARQG, encoded by the coding sequence ATGAAAATTGTAAACTCTTTAAAGAGCGCCAAAAAAAGAGAGAAAGACTGCTTTGTTGTTAATCGTCGTGGACGCAGGTTTGTTTTACATAAAAAAAATAAACGCTTAAAAGCCCGTCAAGGATAA
- a CDS encoding M23 family metallopeptidase: MNQKRTIESTLNLLVPYLFGLSLFIFFIAAGYKLWLAQHEVSNRGFAVQYEEPSMSAEEEGLNSNSKNPEFILNEGETLGSILDQANISNNDAAAIIEAFSKKYNPRKLKAGTVVEFSFEKGRDGASLFNNMLVNISNVKKISVSLNSNNEFLAYELTIPLVKQVVHHKSVIKNSIIGTALEMSIPSNTIMSMIRAFSYDVDFQRDIKNGDQLEVVVEKFYTEDGKLSHTGNILYSSLVLRNKKVSIYHFVHPDGQVSYYNEKGESIKKEFLRTPINAARISSKFGMRNHPVHGYSKMHKGVDFAAPTGTPILAAGSGVVELATNLKGYGKYIRIKHNGTYSTAYGHASRFAKGIKPGTKVTQGQVIAYVGSTGVTSGPHLHYEVLENGKQINPLKFKFASNNEKLAGKPLELFRQNKKKIDEQLSQS; encoded by the coding sequence ATGAATCAGAAAAGAACTATAGAATCGACATTAAATTTGCTAGTGCCGTATCTTTTTGGCTTGTCACTTTTTATATTTTTTATAGCAGCGGGGTATAAATTATGGCTTGCTCAACATGAAGTAAGTAATCGTGGATTTGCTGTTCAGTATGAAGAGCCAAGTATGTCTGCTGAAGAAGAGGGATTGAATAGTAATAGTAAAAATCCAGAATTCATTCTTAATGAAGGAGAAACTTTAGGATCTATTTTAGATCAAGCTAATATCAGTAATAATGATGCAGCTGCCATAATAGAGGCCTTTTCTAAAAAATATAATCCACGTAAATTAAAAGCTGGGACGGTAGTAGAGTTTTCTTTTGAGAAAGGAAGAGATGGAGCTTCTTTGTTCAATAATATGTTAGTTAATATCAGTAATGTTAAGAAAATATCTGTCTCTCTTAATAGTAATAATGAGTTTTTAGCCTATGAGTTAACTATACCATTGGTTAAACAGGTTGTTCATCATAAGAGTGTAATTAAGAATAGTATTATAGGTACTGCTTTAGAGATGTCTATACCTTCAAATACTATTATGTCTATGATCAGGGCTTTTAGTTATGATGTTGATTTTCAAAGAGACATTAAAAACGGAGATCAATTGGAAGTGGTTGTAGAGAAATTCTATACGGAAGATGGAAAACTATCTCATACCGGGAATATTTTATATTCTAGTTTGGTGCTGCGTAATAAGAAGGTTTCTATTTACCATTTTGTTCATCCTGATGGGCAGGTTTCTTATTATAATGAAAAAGGTGAAAGTATTAAAAAAGAGTTTTTACGGACTCCCATTAATGCAGCAAGAATTTCTTCTAAATTTGGTATGCGTAATCATCCAGTTCATGGATATAGTAAGATGCACAAAGGGGTTGATTTTGCGGCTCCCACGGGGACTCCTATTTTAGCGGCTGGAAGCGGAGTAGTTGAGTTGGCTACTAATTTGAAAGGGTATGGAAAATATATTCGTATAAAGCATAATGGTACATATTCTACTGCTTATGGGCATGCAAGTCGCTTTGCTAAGGGAATCAAACCTGGTACTAAAGTTACTCAAGGTCAGGTAATAGCTTATGTAGGCAGTACTGGTGTTACTAGTGGTCCACATTTACATTATGAAGTATTAGAAAATGGTAAGCAGATTAATCCCTTGAAGTTTAAGTTTGCATCAAATAATGAAAAGCTTGCAGGCAAGCCTCTTGAGTTGTTTAGACAAAATAAGAAGAAGATAGATGAACAACTATCTCAAAGTTAA